The Rhinolophus ferrumequinum isolate MPI-CBG mRhiFer1 chromosome 4, mRhiFer1_v1.p, whole genome shotgun sequence genome has a window encoding:
- the GJB2 gene encoding gap junction beta-2 protein → MDWSTLHTILGGVNKHSTSIGKIWLTVLFIFRIMILVVAAKEVWGDEQADFTCNTLQPGCKNVCYDHFFPISHIRLWALQLIFVSTPALLVAMHVAYHRHEKKRKFIRGEMKSEYKDIEEIKSQKVRIEGSLWWTYTSSIFFRVVFEAVFMYVFYIMYDGFAMQRLVKCNAWPCPNTVDCFVSRPTEKTVFTVFMIAVSGICILLNVTELCYLFIRYCSGKSKKPV, encoded by the coding sequence ATGGACTGGAGCACTTTGCATACTATTCTGGGGGGTGTCAATAAACACTCCACCAGTATCGGGAAAATCTGGCTCACCGTCCTCTTTATTTTCCGCATTATGATCCTTGTTGTAGCTGCAAAGGAAGTGTGGGGCGACGAGCAGGCCGACTTCACCTGCAACACTCTGCAGCCCGGGTGCAAAAACGTGTGCTACGACCACTTTTTCCCCATCTCCCACATCCGGCTCTGGGCCCTGCAGCTGATCTTCGTGTCCACGCCGGCCCTGCTGGTGGCCATGCACGTGGCCTACCACAGacatgagaagaaaaggaagttcaTTAGGGGAGAGATGAAGAGTGAATATAAAGACATCGAAGAGATTAAAAGCCAGAAGGTCCGTATCGAAGGGTCGCTGTGGTGGACGTACACCAGCAGCATCTTTTTCCGGGTCGTCTTTGAAGCTGTCTTCATGTACGTGTTCTATATCATGTATGATGGGTTCGCCATGCAGCGTCTGGTGAAGTGTAATGCGTGGCCTTGTCCCAACACAGTGGACTGCTTTGTTTCCAGGCCCACAGAGAAGACTGTCTTTACGGTGTTCATGATTGCAGTGTCTGGAATTTGCATACTGCTAAATGTCACTGAGCTGTGTTATTTGTTCATCAGATATTGTTCTGGAAAGTCAAAAAAACCAGTTTAA